The following are encoded in a window of Panicum virgatum strain AP13 chromosome 5N, P.virgatum_v5, whole genome shotgun sequence genomic DNA:
- the LOC120676470 gene encoding 5'-nucleotidase domain-containing protein 4-like isoform X2 yields MADAAELVRLLRLRATPRPSPPQRSGPSPRPQRLLRALPRRRPPLSLRCRALDASGPAAVEGERGEEDVFEDEEEYYFSVTSSGLSQVDYLGQSTRGDLNVRRERLEALGGNGESTLHGPIEEIAWKEAEEAETLLHDLGIADPFSVRHSPRGIFCTRTLNLRSISVIGYDMDYTLIHYNVMAWEERAYDYGMDNLKSMGFPVDDLKFDPDLVIRGLIIDKEKGNLVKPDRFGYIKRAMHGTQMLSTPSVSEIYGRELVDLRKESRWEFLNTLFSVSEAVMFMQMVDKLDQGLVPAELGPLDYKGLYNAVSKALFRAHVEGQLKREIMAEPERFVEPDPELPLALLDQKEAGKKLLLITNSDYHYTNKMMNHAFNRFLPNDVGWSDLFEMVIVSARKPEFFQLSHPLYEVVTDDGLMHPCFKANSGGLYSGGSAQMVEKSLNIHGDEILYVGDHIYTDVSQSKVHLRWRTALICRELEDEFDALVQSHGQIEKLVSLIQQKEIVGDLFNQLRLAQQRRSNSRPAQTLAATCMDDQELTESMQKLLIVMQRLDEKIGPMLESDGELFNKRWGWLSRAGLWDKSHLTRQIEKYADIYTSRVSNFLHYTPFMYFQSQEQTLAHDAHSYFREESIKAQ; encoded by the exons ATGGCGGACGCCGCGGAGCTCGtgcgcctcctccgcctccgggcCACGCCGCGGCCGTCGCCTCCGCAGCGCTCCGGACCGTCCCCGCGGCCGCAGCGCCTGCTCAGAgctctcccccgccgccgccctcccctctCGCTCCGGTGCCGCGCGCTGGACGccagcgggccggcggcggtggagggggagCGTGGCGAGGAGGACGTgttcgaggacgaggaggagtaCTACTTCTCGGTCACCTCGTCGGGGCTCTCGCAGGTGGACTACCTCGGGCAGAGCACCAGGGGGGATTTGAACGTGCGGAGGGAGCGCCTCGAGGCGCTTG GTGGGAATGGCGAGTCAACCCTGCATGGTCCTATTGAAGAGATTGCTTGGAAAGAAGCGGAAGAAGCTGAAACATTACTTCATGACTTGGGAATTGCA GACCCATTTTCAGTAAGACACTCTCCTCGTGGAATTTTCTGCACCAGGACACTAAATCTTCGATCCATCAGTGTGATTGGCTATGATATGGATTACACATTAATTCATTACAATGTGATG GCCTGGGAAGAGCGTGCATATGATTATGGGATGGACAACCTTAAGAGCATGGGTTTTCCAGTTGACGACCTTAAATTTGATCCTGATCTG GTCATAAGAGGTCTCATTATTgataaagaaaaaggaaacttgGTCAAACCTGACCGTTTTGGTTACATTAAAAGGGCCATGCATGGTACTCAGATGCTTTCCACTCCTTCTGTGAG TGAAATATATGGAAGGGAATTGGTGGACCTGCGAAAAGAAAGTCGATGGGAGTTTCTTAATACCCTTTTCTCGGTTTCAGAAGCTGTCATGTTCATGCAG ATGGTCGACAAGTTAGATCAGGGATTGGTGCCAGCTGAACTTGGACCACTGGATTACAAAGGGCTGTACAAT GCTGTTTCCAAAGCACTTTTTCGAGCACATGTAGAAGGCCAACTTAAG AGAGAAATAATGGCTGAGCCTGAGCGGTTTGTAGAGCCTGATCCAGAACTGCCTTTAGCTCTTCTTGACCAAAAAGAG GCTGGAAAAAAGTTGCTTCTTATTACTAATTCAGATTACCATTATACAAACAAAATGATGAATCATGCATTCAATCGCTTTCTTCCTAATGATGTGGGTTGGAGTGATCTTTTTGAGATG GTTATAGTCTCTGCAAGGAAGCCAGAGTTTTTCCAACTTTCACATCCACTGTATGAGGTTGTAACAGATGATGGATTGATGCACCCCTGTTTTAAAGCAAATTCAG GTGGCCTATACTCTGGTGGCAGCGCTCAGATGGTTGAGAAGTCGCTAAACATTCATGGGGATGAGATATTATATGTTGGAGACCATATTTACACAGATGTAAGCCAATCAAAAGTTCATTTACGCTGGAGGACAGCATTAATCTGCAGAGAACTAGAAGATGAG TTTGATGCACTGGTCCAAAGCCATGGTCAGATAGAAAAGCTTGTCTCACTTATACAACAAAAAGAAATTGTGGGGGATCTTTTTAACCAGCTTCGCCTGGCTCAGCAGAGACGCTCTAATTCACGTCCTGCACAG ACACTAGCTGCAACTTGCATGGATGATCAGGAGCTTACAGAAAGTATGCAAAAACTGCTCATTGTTATGCAAAGATTAGATGAAAAGATTGGACCTATGCTTGAATCAGATGGAGAACTTTTCAATAAGAG ATGGGGTTGGCTTTCACGTGCTGGGCTATGGGACAAGAGTCATCTGACCAGGCAAATCGAAAA ATATGCTGATATATACACATCAAGGGTTTCAAATTTTCTACACTATACCCCATTCATGTATTTCCAATCTCAAGAACAG ACATTAGCTCACGATGCACATTCTTATTTTCGGGAAGAAAGCATTAAAGCTCAGTGA
- the LOC120676470 gene encoding 5'-nucleotidase domain-containing protein 4-like isoform X1, which yields MADAAELVRLLRLRATPRPSPPQRSGPSPRPQRLLRALPRRRPPLSLRCRALDASGPAAVEGERGEEDVFEDEEEYYFSVTSSGLSQVDYLGQSTRGDLNVRRERLEALGGNGESTLHGPIEEIAWKEAEEAETLLHDLGIADPFSVRHSPRGIFCTRTLNLRSISVIGYDMDYTLIHYNVMAWEERAYDYGMDNLKSMGFPVDDLKFDPDLVIRGLIIDKEKGNLVKPDRFGYIKRAMHGTQMLSTPSVSEIYGRELVDLRKESRWEFLNTLFSVSEAVMFMQMVDKLDQGLVPAELGPLDYKGLYNAVSKALFRAHVEGQLKLVDMQREIMAEPERFVEPDPELPLALLDQKEAGKKLLLITNSDYHYTNKMMNHAFNRFLPNDVGWSDLFEMVIVSARKPEFFQLSHPLYEVVTDDGLMHPCFKANSGGLYSGGSAQMVEKSLNIHGDEILYVGDHIYTDVSQSKVHLRWRTALICRELEDEFDALVQSHGQIEKLVSLIQQKEIVGDLFNQLRLAQQRRSNSRPAQTLAATCMDDQELTESMQKLLIVMQRLDEKIGPMLESDGELFNKRWGWLSRAGLWDKSHLTRQIEKYADIYTSRVSNFLHYTPFMYFQSQEQTLAHDAHSYFREESIKAQ from the exons ATGGCGGACGCCGCGGAGCTCGtgcgcctcctccgcctccgggcCACGCCGCGGCCGTCGCCTCCGCAGCGCTCCGGACCGTCCCCGCGGCCGCAGCGCCTGCTCAGAgctctcccccgccgccgccctcccctctCGCTCCGGTGCCGCGCGCTGGACGccagcgggccggcggcggtggagggggagCGTGGCGAGGAGGACGTgttcgaggacgaggaggagtaCTACTTCTCGGTCACCTCGTCGGGGCTCTCGCAGGTGGACTACCTCGGGCAGAGCACCAGGGGGGATTTGAACGTGCGGAGGGAGCGCCTCGAGGCGCTTG GTGGGAATGGCGAGTCAACCCTGCATGGTCCTATTGAAGAGATTGCTTGGAAAGAAGCGGAAGAAGCTGAAACATTACTTCATGACTTGGGAATTGCA GACCCATTTTCAGTAAGACACTCTCCTCGTGGAATTTTCTGCACCAGGACACTAAATCTTCGATCCATCAGTGTGATTGGCTATGATATGGATTACACATTAATTCATTACAATGTGATG GCCTGGGAAGAGCGTGCATATGATTATGGGATGGACAACCTTAAGAGCATGGGTTTTCCAGTTGACGACCTTAAATTTGATCCTGATCTG GTCATAAGAGGTCTCATTATTgataaagaaaaaggaaacttgGTCAAACCTGACCGTTTTGGTTACATTAAAAGGGCCATGCATGGTACTCAGATGCTTTCCACTCCTTCTGTGAG TGAAATATATGGAAGGGAATTGGTGGACCTGCGAAAAGAAAGTCGATGGGAGTTTCTTAATACCCTTTTCTCGGTTTCAGAAGCTGTCATGTTCATGCAG ATGGTCGACAAGTTAGATCAGGGATTGGTGCCAGCTGAACTTGGACCACTGGATTACAAAGGGCTGTACAAT GCTGTTTCCAAAGCACTTTTTCGAGCACATGTAGAAGGCCAACTTAAG CTGGTTGATATGCAGAGAGAAATAATGGCTGAGCCTGAGCGGTTTGTAGAGCCTGATCCAGAACTGCCTTTAGCTCTTCTTGACCAAAAAGAG GCTGGAAAAAAGTTGCTTCTTATTACTAATTCAGATTACCATTATACAAACAAAATGATGAATCATGCATTCAATCGCTTTCTTCCTAATGATGTGGGTTGGAGTGATCTTTTTGAGATG GTTATAGTCTCTGCAAGGAAGCCAGAGTTTTTCCAACTTTCACATCCACTGTATGAGGTTGTAACAGATGATGGATTGATGCACCCCTGTTTTAAAGCAAATTCAG GTGGCCTATACTCTGGTGGCAGCGCTCAGATGGTTGAGAAGTCGCTAAACATTCATGGGGATGAGATATTATATGTTGGAGACCATATTTACACAGATGTAAGCCAATCAAAAGTTCATTTACGCTGGAGGACAGCATTAATCTGCAGAGAACTAGAAGATGAG TTTGATGCACTGGTCCAAAGCCATGGTCAGATAGAAAAGCTTGTCTCACTTATACAACAAAAAGAAATTGTGGGGGATCTTTTTAACCAGCTTCGCCTGGCTCAGCAGAGACGCTCTAATTCACGTCCTGCACAG ACACTAGCTGCAACTTGCATGGATGATCAGGAGCTTACAGAAAGTATGCAAAAACTGCTCATTGTTATGCAAAGATTAGATGAAAAGATTGGACCTATGCTTGAATCAGATGGAGAACTTTTCAATAAGAG ATGGGGTTGGCTTTCACGTGCTGGGCTATGGGACAAGAGTCATCTGACCAGGCAAATCGAAAA ATATGCTGATATATACACATCAAGGGTTTCAAATTTTCTACACTATACCCCATTCATGTATTTCCAATCTCAAGAACAG ACATTAGCTCACGATGCACATTCTTATTTTCGGGAAGAAAGCATTAAAGCTCAGTGA
- the LOC120676474 gene encoding uncharacterized protein LOC120676474 isoform X1 produces MSGRDKDIVWEHGEKFYPGWRCKYCNTQKAGGGATRLKQHLAHRGAEVVHCRNVPPDVREYFQRDIEKARKATAERARERLRREKAAAEGNYPGEEEDEETQLQRALDQSRAEAVYRRGVEQRGGVYEHGGDSGSTRGNPLQRMLRRATSQRESPAVEDYNVASGGRRGMTQQRIDTGSWTQKGRNAKEAIGKAWSKFFHFAGVPGRQADNPYFVSAVRETQKWGEGIASPTGRDIDGKYLDQNEQDLKTRYVKFRKDWPLFGVTLMCDSWTGPTRMSVINFLIYCNGVMWFHKSIDASGRTQDSTYLLREIRKVVDEIGPENVVHIVTDNGSNYKKACKALGEVYEHILWTPCLAHTVNLMLKDIARRPEHSGTIKQCKRISNWLHNHGQLNTMMRNAIGGELVKWNATRFGTNYMFLESIYRKRDRFMQWMASTEFLQSKWADTEDGRFTHSRFSNLEWWDGLKYVIDTVQAIYKFLRFADQDKRPNMCEVVMSYQNTRQELQSFFGNNVSTRDEYLKVMDDRMRDLFIGTYVGPAAVLNPRYSYTMEPTQEMFRGLKDTFERMTDVQSAVQALQELEVFRQKVGEFGSEMAMRMAMDPKTSPCKSYSVTYCCFLYI; encoded by the exons atgtcAGGTAGAGATAAAGATATTGTATGGGAACATGGTGAAAAATTTTATCCCGGATGGCGGTGCAAGTATTGTAATACGCAGAaagcaggaggtggtgcgactagattgaaacaacatttggctcaccgcggggcggaggtggtccattgcaggaatgtgccaccaGATGTGCGGGAGTATTTTCAGCGTGACATTGAGAAGGCTAGgaag gcaactgctgaacgggctcgagagaggttgagacgggagaaggctgcagcggagggaaactatcccggtgaagaagaagatgaggagactCAGCTGCAGCGTGCCTTGGACCAatcgagagcggaagcagtgtaccgacggggggtggaacagagaggaggtgtaTACGAGCATGGAGGGGatagtggttcgacgagggggaatcCTTTGCAGAGGATGTTGCGTAGGGCAacttcgcagagggagagtcctgCGGTGGAGGATTATAATGTGGCATccggtgggagaagaggaatgaccCAACAAAGaattgatacaggctcctggacgcagaagggtaggaatgcaaaggaagctattggtaaagcttggtcaaagtttttccattttgcgggagtacctggaagacaggctgacaaTCCTTACTTTGTCAGCGCGGTcagggagacacagaagtggg gtgaaggtatcgcatcaccaactggacgggatattgatggcaagtaccttgatcagaacgagcaagacttgaagacgaggtacgtaaagtttcggaaagactggcccttatttggcgtcacgttgatgtgtgattcatggactgggccgacgaggatgagtgtcatcaactttttgatatacTGCAATGGAGTCATGTGGTTCCACAAGTCTATTGATGCGAGTGGAAGAACTCAAGATAGCACATATTTGCTTAGG gagattcgaaaggtggtggacgagattggaccggagaatgtcgtgcaTATAGTCACCGATAATGGCTCGAATTACAAGAAAGCTTGCAAGGCACTAGGAGAGGTGTATGAACACATTCTTTGGacaccttgtctagcacacaccgtcaatttgatgttgaaggatatagctcgaaggccCGAACATTCTGGTACGATCAAGCAATGCAAGCGAATTTCTaattggttacacaatcatggtcagttgaatacaatgatgaggaacgcaatcggtggtgagttggtcaagtggaatgccactcgatttggaaccaaTTACATGTTCTTAGAGAGCATCTatcggaaacgtgatcgtttcatgcagtggatggcatctactgagtttttacaaagcaaatgggcaGATACCGAAGATGGTCGATTTACTCATTCCAGGTTTTCAAATTTGGAGTGGTGGGACGGATTGAAAtatgtcatcgacacagttcaagcaatatacaagttccttcgcttcgctgatcaggacaagCGGCCCAACATGTGCGAAGTCGTGATGTCGTACCAGAATACGAGACAGGAGCTGCAATCTTTCTTTGGAAATAATGTTTCCACTCGGGACGAGTATCTTAAGGTTATGGACGATAGGATGCGTGACCTTTTCATAGGCACGTATGTGGGTCCAG ctgctgtcctaaatccgaggtatTCATACACGATGgaaccaactcaagaaatgttccGTGGACTCAAGGATACATTTGAGCGCATGACGGATGTCCAGAGCGCCGTGCAGGCATTGCAGGAGCTTGAGgtgtttcggcagaaggttGGCGAGTTTGGCAGTGAAATGGCAATGAGAATGGCGATGGATCcaaagacatccccatgtaagagttaCTCCGTAACATATTGTTGTTTTCTCTATATTTGa
- the LOC120676474 gene encoding uncharacterized protein LOC120676474 isoform X2, which translates to MSGRDKDIVWEHGEKFYPGWRCKYCNTQKAGGGATRLKQHLAHRGAEVVHCRNVPPDVREYFQRDIEKARKATAERARERLRREKAAAEGNYPGEEEDEETQLQRALDQSRAEAVYRRGVEQRGGVYEHGGDSGSTRGNPLQRMLRRATSQRESPAVEDYNVASGGRRGMTQQRIDTGSWTQKGRNAKEAIGKAWSKFFHFAGVPGRQADNPYFVSAVRETQKWGEGIASPTGRDIDGKYLDQNEQDLKTRYVKFRKDWPLFGVTLMCDSWTGPTRMSVINFLIYCNGVMWFHKSIDASGRTQDSTYLLREIRKVVDEIGPENVVHIVTDNGSNYKKACKALGEVYEHILWTPCLAHTVNLMLKDIARRPEHSGTIKQCKRISNWLHNHGQLNTMMRNAIGGELVKWNATRFGTNYMFLESIYRKRDRFMQWMASTEFLQSKWADTEDGRFTHSRFSNLEWWDGLKYVIDTVQAIYKFLRFADQDKRPNMCEVVMSYQNTRQELQSFFGNNVSTRDEYLKVMDDRMRDLNPRYSYTMEPTQEMFRGLKDTFERMTDVQSAVQALQELEVFRQKVGEFGSEMAMRMAMDPKTSPCKSYSVTYCCFLYI; encoded by the exons atgtcAGGTAGAGATAAAGATATTGTATGGGAACATGGTGAAAAATTTTATCCCGGATGGCGGTGCAAGTATTGTAATACGCAGAaagcaggaggtggtgcgactagattgaaacaacatttggctcaccgcggggcggaggtggtccattgcaggaatgtgccaccaGATGTGCGGGAGTATTTTCAGCGTGACATTGAGAAGGCTAGgaag gcaactgctgaacgggctcgagagaggttgagacgggagaaggctgcagcggagggaaactatcccggtgaagaagaagatgaggagactCAGCTGCAGCGTGCCTTGGACCAatcgagagcggaagcagtgtaccgacggggggtggaacagagaggaggtgtaTACGAGCATGGAGGGGatagtggttcgacgagggggaatcCTTTGCAGAGGATGTTGCGTAGGGCAacttcgcagagggagagtcctgCGGTGGAGGATTATAATGTGGCATccggtgggagaagaggaatgaccCAACAAAGaattgatacaggctcctggacgcagaagggtaggaatgcaaaggaagctattggtaaagcttggtcaaagtttttccattttgcgggagtacctggaagacaggctgacaaTCCTTACTTTGTCAGCGCGGTcagggagacacagaagtggg gtgaaggtatcgcatcaccaactggacgggatattgatggcaagtaccttgatcagaacgagcaagacttgaagacgaggtacgtaaagtttcggaaagactggcccttatttggcgtcacgttgatgtgtgattcatggactgggccgacgaggatgagtgtcatcaactttttgatatacTGCAATGGAGTCATGTGGTTCCACAAGTCTATTGATGCGAGTGGAAGAACTCAAGATAGCACATATTTGCTTAGG gagattcgaaaggtggtggacgagattggaccggagaatgtcgtgcaTATAGTCACCGATAATGGCTCGAATTACAAGAAAGCTTGCAAGGCACTAGGAGAGGTGTATGAACACATTCTTTGGacaccttgtctagcacacaccgtcaatttgatgttgaaggatatagctcgaaggccCGAACATTCTGGTACGATCAAGCAATGCAAGCGAATTTCTaattggttacacaatcatggtcagttgaatacaatgatgaggaacgcaatcggtggtgagttggtcaagtggaatgccactcgatttggaaccaaTTACATGTTCTTAGAGAGCATCTatcggaaacgtgatcgtttcatgcagtggatggcatctactgagtttttacaaagcaaatgggcaGATACCGAAGATGGTCGATTTACTCATTCCAGGTTTTCAAATTTGGAGTGGTGGGACGGATTGAAAtatgtcatcgacacagttcaagcaatatacaagttccttcgcttcgctgatcaggacaagCGGCCCAACATGTGCGAAGTCGTGATGTCGTACCAGAATACGAGACAGGAGCTGCAATCTTTCTTTGGAAATAATGTTTCCACTCGGGACGAGTATCTTAAGGTTATGGACGATAGGATGCGTGA cctaaatccgaggtatTCATACACGATGgaaccaactcaagaaatgttccGTGGACTCAAGGATACATTTGAGCGCATGACGGATGTCCAGAGCGCCGTGCAGGCATTGCAGGAGCTTGAGgtgtttcggcagaaggttGGCGAGTTTGGCAGTGAAATGGCAATGAGAATGGCGATGGATCcaaagacatccccatgtaagagttaCTCCGTAACATATTGTTGTTTTCTCTATATTTGa